A single region of the Rathayibacter rathayi genome encodes:
- a CDS encoding SIMPL domain-containing protein: protein MVTITVAGLAQHFHPAERGTVRLEIRRESRSRAQALAEVTALHARVREEAAAEQASGAATWWSSDQISVSSIRRYLKDSDVTQLLQVAAAGVRVKYRDFAALGRWVGSISEVPGVQILGVDWDVTALRRAGIEREVRTAAVRDARERAEAYAAALGLSEVRVLTLFEPGLRPHTRIEGGSALMSRAAAFVSAEEALTLKPEDIEVSASVSADFEAH from the coding sequence ATGGTCACCATCACCGTCGCCGGTCTCGCCCAGCACTTCCACCCCGCGGAGCGGGGCACGGTCCGCCTCGAGATCCGTCGCGAGTCGCGCTCGCGTGCTCAGGCACTCGCCGAGGTCACCGCTCTGCACGCGCGGGTCCGCGAGGAGGCCGCGGCCGAGCAAGCGTCCGGCGCCGCCACCTGGTGGTCCTCCGATCAGATCTCGGTCTCGTCGATCCGCCGGTACCTGAAGGACTCCGATGTCACCCAGCTCCTCCAGGTGGCGGCCGCCGGCGTCCGAGTGAAGTACCGCGATTTCGCGGCGCTCGGACGCTGGGTCGGCTCGATCTCCGAGGTGCCGGGGGTCCAGATCTTGGGGGTCGACTGGGACGTGACGGCGTTACGACGGGCAGGCATCGAGCGCGAGGTTCGCACCGCGGCCGTGCGTGATGCCCGCGAGAGGGCGGAGGCTTACGCTGCCGCCCTGGGGCTCTCCGAGGTGCGCGTGCTGACGCTGTTCGAGCCCGGGCTGCGTCCGCACACGCGCATCGAGGGCGGTTCGGCCTTGATGAGCCGCGCCGCGGCGTTTGTGTCGGCGGAGGAGGCTCTGACCCTCAAGCCCGAAGACATCGAGGTCTCGGCCTCCGTCTCGGCTGATTTCGAGGCTCACTGA
- a CDS encoding helix-turn-helix domain-containing protein: protein MTAARLLRSARRGAHLSQCELSEASDVAEATLSRIENARRQPSVDLLERLLSHTQHSIVLVPTIRKDAATIGAVISDALNRDDVRTAYRQLIQLADNLADVHSALRVGLTLAEPPPFADAGWGAALAAVAAYRLDEEGLPRAEWIDDASRFLPAPWQPPTGTVRTRVDATRIPAEFARRNVLIEAETLVSA from the coding sequence ATGACGGCAGCACGACTTCTGCGCTCCGCCCGCCGGGGAGCGCATTTGTCCCAGTGCGAGCTTTCCGAGGCGTCGGACGTGGCCGAGGCCACACTCTCGCGCATCGAGAACGCTCGGCGGCAGCCTTCGGTGGACCTGCTGGAGCGGCTGCTCTCCCACACTCAGCACTCGATCGTGCTTGTGCCGACGATCCGAAAAGACGCGGCGACAATTGGGGCGGTCATCTCGGACGCGCTGAACCGTGACGACGTCAGGACCGCCTACCGGCAGCTCATCCAACTCGCCGACAATCTGGCCGACGTGCACTCCGCTCTCCGGGTCGGTCTCACGCTCGCCGAGCCCCCTCCCTTCGCCGACGCGGGCTGGGGTGCGGCACTCGCGGCCGTTGCCGCCTACCGGCTCGACGAGGAAGGCCTCCCTCGCGCCGAGTGGATCGACGATGCATCGCGCTTTCTACCGGCGCCGTGGCAGCCACCCACGGGCACAGTCCGCACCCGGGTGGACGCGACGCGGATCCCGGCAGAGTTCGCCCGGCGCAATGTCCTCATCGAGGCGGAGACGCTGGTGAGCGCGTAA
- a CDS encoding M20/M25/M40 family metallo-hydrolase has protein sequence MTDATLDETALIARDLIRFDTSNYGDGKAEPERPAAEYVAAKLRDLGLEPELIDSDPGRTSVVARVAGEDSERGALVVHGHLDVVPAIADNWSVDPFGGEIKDGMLWGRGAVDMKNMDAMILASLGDILREGRRPSRDLVIAFFADEEAGGVRGSGYLARERPELFAGATEAISEVGGYSIELAGKRAYLVQTGEKALLWLTLRAHGTAGHGSQINSENAVTRLAQAIARIGSEEWPTRLTNTTRELLDEVARLLGHDPQRSTPEELALVTGTASRFIAATLRTTANPSMLSAGYKANVIPDTAEATIDVRVLPGEEDAVLERLTVLAGEHVEILVQHRDIGLEVPFAGPLVESMAASLRRFDPGAEVLPYLLSGGTDNKALSTLGITGYGFAPLQLPSSLDFPAMFHGVDERVPLDALVFGRKVLTDLLLSS, from the coding sequence ATGACCGACGCCACCCTCGATGAGACCGCGCTCATCGCGCGCGACCTCATCCGCTTCGACACCAGCAACTACGGCGACGGCAAGGCCGAGCCCGAGCGCCCGGCCGCCGAGTACGTTGCCGCGAAGCTGCGCGACCTCGGCCTCGAGCCGGAGCTGATCGACTCTGACCCGGGGCGCACCAGCGTCGTCGCGCGGGTCGCGGGGGAGGACAGTGAGCGCGGAGCCCTCGTCGTGCACGGGCACCTCGACGTGGTGCCGGCCATCGCGGACAACTGGAGCGTCGATCCGTTCGGCGGCGAGATCAAGGACGGCATGCTCTGGGGCCGCGGCGCCGTCGACATGAAGAACATGGACGCGATGATCCTCGCCTCGCTCGGCGACATCCTCCGCGAGGGTCGGCGTCCCTCCCGTGACCTCGTCATCGCGTTCTTCGCCGATGAGGAGGCCGGCGGCGTGCGGGGCTCGGGCTACCTGGCGCGCGAGCGGCCGGAGCTGTTCGCCGGAGCGACCGAGGCAATCAGCGAGGTCGGCGGCTATTCGATTGAGCTCGCCGGCAAGCGTGCCTATCTCGTCCAGACGGGGGAGAAGGCGCTGCTGTGGCTGACGCTCCGCGCGCACGGCACGGCCGGGCACGGCTCGCAGATCAACTCCGAGAACGCCGTCACCCGTCTCGCGCAGGCCATCGCTCGCATCGGCAGCGAGGAGTGGCCCACCCGCCTGACCAATACCACGCGCGAGCTGCTCGACGAGGTCGCGCGCCTGCTCGGGCACGACCCCCAGCGCAGCACTCCGGAGGAACTCGCGCTCGTCACCGGCACCGCCTCGCGTTTCATAGCGGCGACGCTGCGCACCACCGCGAATCCGTCGATGCTCTCGGCCGGCTACAAGGCCAACGTCATCCCGGACACGGCGGAGGCGACGATCGACGTGCGTGTCCTGCCGGGCGAGGAGGACGCAGTGCTCGAACGCCTGACGGTCCTCGCGGGCGAGCACGTCGAGATTCTGGTGCAGCACCGCGACATCGGGCTCGAGGTCCCCTTCGCCGGCCCCCTCGTCGAGAGCATGGCCGCCTCGTTGCGGCGGTTCGATCCGGGCGCCGAAGTCCTCCCGTACCTGCTCTCGGGCGGAACCGACAACAAGGCGCTCTCGACACTCGGGATCACCGGATACGGGTTCGCGCCACTCCAGCTCCCGTCATCCTTGGACTTCCCGGCGATGTTCCACGGGGTCGACGAGCGCGTCCCACTGGACGCACTAGTGTTTGGCAGGAAGGTCCTGACCGATCTCCTGCTGAGTTCCTGA
- a CDS encoding undecaprenyl-diphosphate phosphatase, producing MGLLDALILGLVQGLTEFLPISSSAHLRIVSELLPGLGGRDTGAAFTAITQLGTETAVIIYFWRDIVRIVSGWARSLVGRVPRTDPDARMGWLIILGSLPIIVLGLVFQDAIETTLRSLWVVATTLILFGVLLGIADAVGAKKRRLRDLGVRDGLIYGGAQALALIPGVSRSGGTITAGLFLGYERKAAARYSFLLAIPAVFGSGLYQLYKSISDPEVLPNQVQVGGLETLVATIVAFVVGFVVIAFFMNYISRRSFLPFVVYRIVLGVVLMVALGTGLIAA from the coding sequence ATGGGCCTGCTCGACGCGCTGATCCTGGGACTCGTCCAGGGTCTGACCGAATTCCTCCCGATCTCCTCCAGCGCCCACCTCCGGATCGTCAGCGAGCTGCTGCCCGGTCTCGGCGGGCGCGACACCGGCGCCGCGTTTACCGCGATCACGCAGCTGGGAACCGAGACCGCGGTCATCATTTACTTCTGGCGCGATATCGTGCGAATCGTGTCTGGCTGGGCGCGTTCGCTCGTCGGCCGGGTCCCGCGCACCGACCCCGATGCGCGGATGGGCTGGCTCATCATCCTGGGCAGCCTCCCGATCATCGTGCTCGGGCTCGTCTTCCAGGACGCGATCGAAACGACCCTCCGCTCGCTCTGGGTCGTCGCCACCACTCTGATCCTCTTCGGCGTCCTGCTCGGCATCGCCGACGCGGTCGGCGCGAAGAAGCGCCGCCTGCGCGACCTCGGCGTCCGCGACGGACTGATCTACGGGGGCGCGCAGGCGCTCGCCCTGATTCCGGGTGTTTCGCGCTCGGGTGGCACCATCACCGCCGGCCTCTTCCTCGGCTACGAGCGCAAAGCGGCGGCACGCTACTCCTTCCTCCTTGCGATCCCGGCGGTGTTCGGCAGCGGGCTCTACCAGCTGTACAAGAGCATCAGTGACCCGGAGGTGCTGCCGAACCAGGTCCAGGTCGGCGGGCTGGAGACCCTGGTCGCGACCATCGTGGCGTTCGTGGTCGGCTTCGTGGTGATCGCGTTCTTCATGAACTACATCTCGCGGCGCAGCTTCCTTCCCTTCGTCGTCTACCGCATCGTGCTCGGTGTCGTTCTGATGGTCGCGCTGGGCACCGGCCTCATCGCCGCCTAG